Proteins co-encoded in one Lates calcarifer isolate ASB-BC8 linkage group LG17, TLL_Latcal_v3, whole genome shotgun sequence genomic window:
- the lg17h19orf25 gene encoding UPF0449 protein C19orf25 homolog, whose amino-acid sequence MNIGSKNKKRVVLPSRPDPPTVDQILEDINRAAPNDPVFSILEQTGQDSSRASDLDVELKFQQCCRFLELNEQLQEARGRLLRQREELKAAGEQLDRDVAEVKGQPL is encoded by the exons atgaatatcggctccaaaaATAAGAAGCGGGTGGTGCTGCCCAGCCGTCCCGACCCCCCCACCGTGGACCAGATCCTGGAGGACATCAACAGAGCCGCCCCCAATGACCCGGTCTTCAGCATCCTGGAACAGACTGGACAAG ACTCGTCCCGGGCCTCAGACTTGGATGTGGAGCTGAAGTTCCAGCAGTGTTGTCGGTTCCTGGAGCTGAACgagcagctgcaggaggctCGAGGTCGGCTGCTGCGACAGAGGGAGGAGCTGAAGGCGGCGGGGGAACAGCTGGATAGAGACGtggcagaggtcaaaggtcaaccaCTCTGA